From Amphiprion ocellaris isolate individual 3 ecotype Okinawa chromosome 2, ASM2253959v1, whole genome shotgun sequence, a single genomic window includes:
- the mfsd12b gene encoding major facilitator superfamily domain-containing protein 12, translated as MEQFVPADRSLSVCGRLCYAAGHFLNDLCASVWFTYLLVYLHSVLGLQSSSAGVMLLIGQIADGVCTPLVGYESDRTEGILRHGKRKTWHLLGTVCVCVSFPFIFMPCLACSDITPQWVQILYFSPFIIIFQFGWAATQISHLSLIPELVSRESAKVELTAYRYTFTVVANITVYTVAWLLFHFQSQHSMDPSITDNLGQADIPLFRVLALILVAIGALFSLIFHIGTKEHTSVSETESRLISSSSQEAFPRPVFQWKHWLKEPSFYQVAFLYMCTRLIANLSQTYISVYLTNSLMLPKNFIAIIPLVMYVSGFVCSLLLKPVSRLIGVSITYLVGLLLVLGFAIWVFVDVKLGAESIFAAAVLLGAGSATILVMSLSMTAMLIGEQTQSGAFVYGSMSLTDKVANGVGVILIQSISTDPCCPAWFYRDVMATVTGGVAVAAALCLLTILIWPIKIRNNWCSNSQ; from the exons ATGGAGCAGTTTGTGCCTGCTGATCGGTCTTTATCAGTCTGCGGGCGGCTTTGTTACGCAGCGGGGCATTTTCTGAACGACCTGTGCGCCTCCGTGTGGTTCACCTACCTGCTGGTCTACCTGCACTCGGTGCTCGGCCTtcagagcagctctgcaggtGTGATGCTGCTCATCGGCCAGATAGCGGACGGAGTTTGTACTCCTCTGGTGGGATACGAGTCTGACAGGACGGAGGGCATCCTGAGACACGGCAAGAGGAAAACCTGGCACCTGTTGG gaaccgtgtgtgtttgtgtgtctttcccCTTTATCTTCATGCCCTGCCTGGCGTGTAGCGACATCACTCCTCAGTGGGTGCAGATCCTCTACTTCTCccccttcatcatcatcttccagTTCGGCTGGGCAGCCACTCAGATCTCCCACCTCTCCCTCATCCCAGAGCTGGTGTCCAGGGAGAGCGCCAAGGTGGAGCTGACTGCATACAG GTACACCTTCACTGTGGTGGCCAACATCACCGTGTACACTGTGGCCTGGCTGCTCTTTCACTTCCAGTCCCAACACAGCATGGACCCGTCCATCACCGACAACCTGGGCCAGGCAGACATCCCTCTGTTCAGG GTGCTGGCTCTCATACTGGTGGCTATTGGAGCGTTGTTCTCTTTGATCTTCCATATCGGTACAAAAGAGCATACATCAGTCAGCGAGACTGAGAGCCGGCTCATCAGCTCCTCATCACAGGAAGCTTTTCCTCGTCCTGTATTTCAGTGGAAACACTGGCTGAAGGAACCGTCCTTCTACCAG GTGGCTTTTCTCTACATGTGCACCAGACTAATCGCCAACTTGTCTCAGACCTACATCTCAGTTTACCTCACCAACTCACTGATGCTGCCAAAG AACTTCATTGCCATCATACCTCTGGTGATGTACGTCAGCGGCTTTGTGTGTTCGCTGCTCCTGAAACCGGTCAGCAGGCTCATAGGCGTCAGT ATCACCTATTTGGTTGGCCTGCTGCTGGTGCTTGGTTTCGCTATCTGGGTGTTTGTGGATGTTAAATTGGGAGCTGAGAGCATCTTTGCAGCAGCAGTGCTGCTGGGAGCTGGTTCAGCTACCATCCTGGTCATGTCTCTGTCCATGACAGCCATGCTGATCGGGGAGCAGACG CAAAGTGGAGCTTTTGTTTACGGATCGATGAGCCTCACAGACAAGGTGGCTAATGGTGTGGGGGTCATCCTCATCCAGAGCATCAG cACAGACCCGTGCTGCCCAGCTTGGTTTTATCGTGACGTCATGGCTACAGTAACCGGGGGCGTTGCCGTGGCTGCAGCACTTTGCCTGTTAACAATTCTCATCTGGCCAATCAAAATACGGAACAACTGGTGTTCAAACAGTCAGTGA